Proteins encoded together in one Penicillium digitatum chromosome 1, complete sequence window:
- a CDS encoding Survival protein SurE-like phosphatase/nucleotidase: MRFDILAIFPLAASAVNIISSNDDGWAEANIRALFESLEAADHSVVVSAPAENQSGKGSKEGEPTVLTEACEFNSCPSGSPAVGFNASTPRLGYVNSYPVTSIQYGIDTRGPEFFDGPPDLAVTGPNVGSNIGLTAFISGTVGAATYAAKNGIPAIAFSGASGSPTSWDSERPHYSDVYADLATNLTNQVIAAGKPYLPEDIWLNVNFGRVTDECANAADFSFVLSRINVPVPLVSGDDVSTCGRSRLPNELEVSLASGCYASVSVGAAASKRDADAETQGAVLKKLSNLLTCLP; this comes from the exons ATGCGATTCGACATTCTTGCAATCTTCCCTCTGGCTGCCAGTGCGGTCAACATCATCTCATCGAATGATGATGGCTGGGCGGAAGCGAATATCCGCGCTCTCTTCGAGTCCCTGGAAGCGGCAGATCATTCAGTTGTGGTATCTGCGCCCGCTGAGAATCAGAGCGGAAAGG GATCAAAGGAAGGAGAGCCGACTGTCTTGACTGAGGCATGCGAGTTCAATAGCTGCCCGTCTGGTAGCCCTGCTGTGGGCTTTAATGCCTCCACG CCCCGACTGGGGTATGTCAATAGCTACCCAGTGACTTCCATTCAATACGGCATCGATACGCGCGGCCCGGAATTCTTCGACGGCCCTCCAGACCTGGCCGTCACAGGTCCCAATGTCGGCAGTAACATTGGCCTCACAGCGTTCATCTCCGGAACCGTGGGCGCCGCCACTTACGCTGCGAAGAATGGCATTCCTGCGATCGCCTTCTCAGGTGCGAGTGGCTCCCCCACTTCCTGGGATAGCGAGCGGCCCCACTACAGTGATGTTTATGCCGACTTGGCCACCAACTTGACAAACCAGGTCATTGCGGCTGGCAAGCCCTACCTACCCGAGGATATTTGGCTGAACGTCAATTTCGGACGGGTTACTGACGAATGTGCAAATGCGGCCGATTTCTCTTTCGTTCTCTCCCGCATCAATGTTCCAGTTCCACTTGTGTCCGGCGATGACGTGAGCACGTGCGGCCGTTCCAGATTGCCAAACGAATTAGAAGTGTCGCTAGCGTCTGGGTGCTATGCAAGTGTCTCAGTTGGGGCTGCAGCCTCGAAGAGGGATGCCGACGCGGAGACCCAGGGGGCTGTTTTGAAGAAGCTTAGCAATTTGCTGACTTGTCTACCGTGA
- a CDS encoding Necrosis inducing protein: MIPQILTALTALAVLPVTASPVELSSRGVIGSDAVVGLPQEVPAGAVGNRYLAYQPKLKVVNGCVPFPAVDVHGNTNAGLKPSGSSNGGCSSSTGQVYVRSGTSGGKNALMYSWYFPKDEPSPGIGHRHDWEGVIIWLSDATSTAASSVVAVCPSAHGGWDCTTDKFTLDGSSPLIRYQSEWPLDHSCGLTTEVGGTQPLVAWESMNAAEQNALDTTDFGAGNVPFNQNNFANNLAKATF; the protein is encoded by the exons ATGATTCCTCAAATTCTTACTGCGCTGACTGCTCTCGCTGTGCTGCCTGTCACAGCCAGCCCGGTAGAGCTGTCGTCTCGCGGAGTGATTGGATCCGACGCGGTTGTCGGACTTCCTCAAGAGGTTCCTGCCGGTGCCGTTGGCAACCGCTACTTGGCCTACCAGCCAAAGCTCAAGGTTGTCAATGGCTGCGTGCCTTTCCCGGCTGTGGACGTACACGGGAACACCAA TGCCGGCCTTAAGCCATCAGGAAGTTCCAACGGTGGATGCAGCAGTAGCACCGGCCAAGTATACG TGAGAAGCGGCACTTCCGGAGGCAAGAATGCCCTGATGTACTCCTGGTATTTCCCCAAGGATGAGCCTTCTCCTGGAATCGGCCACCGTCACGATTGGGAGGGTGTGATCATCTGGCTTTCGGACGCCACCAGCACTGCTGCCTCCAGCGTCGTGGCCGTTTGCCCGTCGGCACACGGTGGCTGGGACTGCACTACAGACAAGTTCACACTTGATGGATCCTCGCCTCTGATCAGGTATCAGTCGGAATGGCCTCTGGACCACTCGTGCGGCCTGACAACCGAGGTGGGCGGCACACAGCCGTTGGTTGCCTGGGAGTCAATGAATG CTGCCGAGCAAAATGCCTTGGACACAACCGACTTTGGAGCTGGAAATGTTCCTTTCAACCAGAACAACTTTGCCAACAACCTGGCCAAGGCCACGTTCTGA